The following are encoded together in the Malaya genurostris strain Urasoe2022 chromosome 3, Malgen_1.1, whole genome shotgun sequence genome:
- the LOC131437541 gene encoding N(4)-(Beta-N-acetylglucosaminyl)-L-asparaginase: protein MASLKQLTSMCIVIFLVMLEVNRSEQTLPLVINTWAFTNATLRAHQSLTVGEFSALDALVEGCSVCEREQCDGTVGYGGSPDENGETTLDAMVMDGTTMNVGAVAALREVKHAIAVARHVLENTKHTLLVGNQATEFAVMMGFHRETLQTDQSKNMWLEWKNNHCQPNFWENVIPSPSMSCGPYEPISANLISNQFKSVLSNQLDHQQSEESQFGRYNHDTIGMIVIDTDGHVVAGTSTNGARNKIPGRVGDSPIPGAGAYADSLVGAAAATGDGDVMMRFMPSLLAVEGLRQGLTPQSAGEAALQRIVKYYPSFVGGIVVATAQGEYGAACHGITEFPYSVAEGQETDVVIKKVSCMDREWVRVQ, encoded by the exons ATGGCGTCGCTGAAACAATTAACTAGCATGTGCATTGTgatatttttggttatgctagAAGTGAACCGCAGTGAACAAACGCTTCCATTGGTCATCAACACCTGGGCTTTTACGAATGCAACTCTACGAG CTCATCAATCATTAACGGTGGGAGAATTCAGTGCACTGGATGCTCTAGTTGAAGGATGTAGCGTTTGTGAACGTGAGCAGTGCGATGGTACGGTCGGTTATGGTGGAAGTCCAGACGAAAATGGAGAGACCACGTTGGATGCCATGGTTATGGATGGTACGACGATGAACGTTGGTGCGGTGGCTGCTCTAAGAGAAGTGAAACATGCCATTGCTGTAGCAAGGCATGTATTGGAAAACACGAAACACACACTTTTGGTGGGAAACCAGGCAACCGAGTTCGCTGTTATGATGGGTTTTCACAGGGAGACACTGCAGACAGATCAATCGAAAAACATGTGGCTAGAGTGGAAGAACAATCACTGCCAGCCTAACTTTTGGGAG AATGTTATACCGTCACCGTCCATGTCCTGTGGTCCGtacgaaccgatttcggctaattTGATCTCCAATCAATTCAAATCGGTTTTGTCGAACCAATTAGACCATCAGCAATCAGAAGAGTCACAGTTTGGCCGTTATAATCACGATACCATAGGCATGATAGTAATCGATACTGACGGTCACGTTGTCGCCGGGACATCAACAAACGGTGCCCGTAACAAAATACCGGGCCGTGTCGGTGATTCACCCATTCCAGGAGCAGGAGCTTATGCCGATTCCTTGGTCGGCGCTGCGGCGGCCACGGGCGATGGCGACGTGATGATGCGATTCATGCCATCTTTGCTGGCAGTTGAAGGACTGAGACAGGGACTGACTCCACAGTCTGCAGGAGAAGCTGCTTTGCAACGTATTGTAAAGTACTATCCTAGCTTTGTCGGAGGTATTGTAGTCGCAACAGCGCAAGGTGAGTACGGGGCAGCATGTCATGGTATAACGGAGTTCCCTTATTCAGTAGCCGAAGGTCAGGAGACTGATGTAGTGATAAAAAAAGTATCATGTATGGATAGAGAATGGGTTAGagttcaataa